From Mucilaginibacter rubeus, a single genomic window includes:
- a CDS encoding SDR family NAD(P)-dependent oxidoreductase, which produces MFKLTNKSVIVTGGGSGIGKAMAVLFAQQGAEVHIIELNDQAAADTVTEITTAGGKATGYACDVSNQQQVVDTFTKIGKIDILINNAGIAHIGRADNTSTEDFERVFNVNVKGAYNCLYAAIPVLKNNGGGVILNTASIAASVGITDRFAYSMSKGAIHAMTLSVARDYLHDNIRCNCISPARVHTPFVDGFIAKNYAGREEEIFEKLSKSQPIGRMGKPEEVAALALYLCSDEAGFITGTDYPIDGGFITLNN; this is translated from the coding sequence ATGTTTAAACTAACCAATAAATCAGTAATTGTAACAGGTGGCGGCAGCGGCATAGGTAAAGCTATGGCCGTATTATTTGCACAACAAGGCGCCGAGGTTCATATCATCGAATTAAACGATCAGGCAGCGGCAGATACCGTGACCGAAATAACCACGGCTGGCGGAAAGGCTACCGGCTATGCTTGTGATGTAAGTAATCAACAACAAGTAGTTGATACTTTCACCAAAATAGGTAAGATAGATATCCTGATCAATAACGCGGGTATAGCGCACATCGGTCGCGCGGATAATACCAGTACCGAAGATTTTGAACGTGTATTTAATGTAAACGTTAAAGGCGCTTACAACTGTCTTTACGCGGCAATCCCGGTATTGAAAAATAATGGTGGCGGCGTAATCCTGAACACCGCTTCAATAGCAGCCAGTGTAGGTATCACCGACAGGTTTGCTTACTCTATGAGCAAGGGCGCTATTCACGCCATGACTCTGTCCGTAGCACGCGATTATCTGCATGATAATATCCGTTGTAACTGTATCTCGCCGGCAAGGGTTCATACACCTTTTGTTGATGGCTTCATCGCTAAAAACTATGCAGGCCGCGAAGAAGAGATCTTTGAAAAGCTATCAAAAAGCCAGCCGATAGGCAGGATGGGGAAACCGGAAGAAGTAGCAGCTTTGGCACTTTACCTGTGTTCGGACGAAGCTGGTTTCATTACCGGTACCGATTATCCTATCGATGGCGGCTTCATCACCCTGAACAATTAA
- a CDS encoding UxaA family hydrolase, translating to MSTQKETYLRIHPHDNVLVALQDLAQGTVITFDGQTFPLVDKIAAKHKFAINELPEGKEIYMYGVLVGKASATIPQGGLLTTENVHHAAEGFHLGERKLNWHKPDTGNFDGKTFMGYHRADGSVGTGNYWIVVPLVFCENRNINVLKEALVDKLGYKKAKSYEGDVEQLMELYQAGKSVEEILNADIQGTEEKPNSKRLFKNIDGIKFLSHSLGCGGTREDSDALCGLIAGYITHPNVAGATILSLGCQHAQVSILQNEIAKRDANFSKPLVVLEQQKVGTESELLKQALKQTFAGLVKANETIRQPAPLSKLCVGLECGGSDGFSGISANPALGYLSDLLVTMGGSVILSEFPELCGVEQELSDRCIDVDTANRFMHLMTTYNARAEADGSGFYANPSPGNIRDGLITDAIKSAGAAKKGGTSPVTAVLDYPEKVTKPGLNLLCTPGSDVESTTAEVGAGANIVLFTTGLGTPTGNPVTPVIKLSTNTAMFQRMPDIIDINCGTIIEGAETIQQAGERILDYVIKVASGEAEPKSVKLGQDDFIPWKRGVSL from the coding sequence ATGTCAACACAAAAAGAAACATATTTAAGGATCCATCCGCATGACAACGTACTGGTAGCCTTACAAGATTTGGCACAAGGAACAGTTATTACGTTTGATGGGCAGACTTTTCCACTGGTAGATAAAATAGCGGCAAAGCACAAGTTTGCTATTAATGAATTGCCCGAAGGCAAAGAAATTTACATGTATGGCGTACTGGTAGGCAAGGCCTCTGCAACTATACCGCAGGGTGGTTTGCTTACTACCGAAAACGTACATCACGCTGCCGAAGGTTTTCACCTTGGCGAGCGTAAACTGAACTGGCACAAACCCGATACCGGCAATTTTGATGGCAAAACCTTTATGGGGTATCACCGTGCCGATGGTTCGGTTGGTACAGGCAACTATTGGATAGTAGTACCGCTTGTTTTCTGCGAAAACAGAAATATTAATGTGCTGAAGGAAGCATTGGTTGATAAGCTTGGTTATAAAAAAGCCAAGAGCTATGAGGGCGATGTTGAGCAGCTGATGGAGCTTTACCAGGCAGGTAAATCTGTAGAGGAGATCCTGAATGCCGATATCCAGGGTACTGAAGAGAAGCCAAACTCCAAACGATTATTTAAAAATATCGACGGCATCAAATTTCTGAGCCACAGCTTGGGCTGCGGTGGCACGCGTGAAGATTCTGACGCGCTTTGCGGTTTAATAGCTGGTTATATCACGCATCCTAACGTAGCTGGTGCAACTATATTGAGCTTGGGCTGCCAGCACGCGCAGGTAAGTATTTTACAAAATGAAATTGCCAAACGCGATGCTAACTTCAGCAAGCCGCTGGTTGTTTTGGAACAACAAAAAGTTGGTACCGAAAGTGAACTATTGAAACAAGCTTTAAAGCAAACTTTTGCCGGTTTGGTAAAAGCTAATGAAACTATACGTCAGCCTGCGCCTCTATCAAAATTGTGTGTTGGTTTGGAGTGCGGTGGATCAGATGGTTTTTCTGGCATTTCGGCCAACCCTGCATTGGGTTATTTATCCGATCTGCTGGTTACCATGGGCGGTTCGGTGATCCTGTCGGAGTTTCCGGAGCTTTGTGGTGTAGAACAGGAGCTGAGTGACCGCTGTATCGATGTAGACACAGCCAACCGCTTCATGCACCTCATGACCACTTACAATGCCCGTGCAGAGGCAGATGGTTCTGGCTTTTACGCTAACCCATCGCCGGGCAATATCCGTGATGGATTAATTACCGATGCCATTAAATCGGCAGGGGCAGCAAAAAAAGGTGGTACATCACCAGTGACAGCCGTATTGGATTACCCTGAAAAAGTAACCAAGCCAGGTTTAAACCTATTATGTACTCCGGGCAGCGATGTTGAAAGCACCACTGCCGAGGTAGGAGCCGGTGCTAACATCGTATTGTTCACTACCGGTTTGGGCACGCCTACAGGTAATCCTGTTACGCCGGTTATTAAACTATCAACAAATACGGCTATGTTTCAGCGCATGCCCGATATTATAGATATCAACTGCGGAACCATCATTGAAGGCGCTGAAACCATACAGCAGGCCGGCGAGCGCATCCTGGATTACGTAATAAAAGTTGCCAGCGGCGAAGCAGAACCGAAATCGGTAAAGCTTGGCCAGGACGATTTTATTCCGTGGAAGAGAGGGGTATCGTTGTAA
- a CDS encoding alpha-L-fucosidase, giving the protein MLKKLQLLLMFALLMAPSVFAQKMIGTETDAQKEKRMEWWKDDRFGMFIHWGLYSQAARHEWVKHNEKIDNAGYQKYFDQFNPDLFDPQKWAKQAKAAGMKYAVLTTKHHEGFCLFDSKFTDYKAPNTKAKRDLVREYVNAFRAQGLKVGFYYSLLDWHHPQYTIDEIHPQSPADKSDASYAKLNKGRDMAKYRQYMRDQITELLTKYGKIDILWLDFSFPRKDGHGKGKDEWGSVELLKLIRKLQPGIIVDNRLNLEEYKDGADFETPEQVSTAELAKYRGKTWETCQTFSGSWGYYRDEHTWKTHRQLLDLLITSVSNGGNLILNVGPTARGEFDYRATNALDSLAYWMHANSKSIYNCTFAPDTYKIPEGTKLTYNKAAGKLYVQLFSYPQGKLILPGYKGKIKYAQFLNDSSELLYKETNGDDLELTLPAQKPNYEIPVIELTLQQ; this is encoded by the coding sequence ATGCTAAAGAAACTACAATTACTACTGATGTTCGCGTTACTGATGGCTCCATCTGTATTCGCGCAAAAGATGATAGGCACCGAAACTGATGCCCAAAAAGAGAAACGCATGGAATGGTGGAAGGACGACCGCTTTGGTATGTTCATTCACTGGGGCCTGTATTCGCAGGCGGCCCGTCACGAATGGGTAAAGCACAACGAAAAAATTGATAATGCCGGTTATCAGAAATATTTCGACCAGTTTAACCCCGATCTGTTCGACCCACAGAAATGGGCTAAACAGGCCAAAGCAGCTGGAATGAAATATGCGGTGCTTACCACCAAGCATCACGAAGGCTTTTGTTTGTTTGATTCAAAGTTTACCGATTATAAAGCCCCCAACACCAAGGCTAAACGCGATTTGGTGCGCGAATATGTGAACGCCTTCCGTGCGCAGGGTTTAAAAGTTGGCTTTTATTATTCGCTGTTAGACTGGCACCACCCACAATATACTATTGATGAGATCCATCCGCAGTCTCCCGCTGATAAAAGTGATGCGTCATATGCTAAACTGAACAAGGGAAGAGACATGGCTAAATACCGCCAGTACATGCGCGATCAGATCACCGAGCTGTTAACCAAATACGGCAAAATCGACATCCTTTGGCTGGATTTTTCATTTCCACGCAAAGATGGCCATGGTAAAGGCAAAGACGAATGGGGATCTGTTGAGCTGCTTAAACTGATCAGGAAATTGCAGCCCGGCATTATAGTAGATAACCGCTTAAATTTAGAAGAATATAAAGACGGAGCCGATTTTGAAACACCTGAACAGGTAAGCACCGCCGAGCTGGCTAAATACCGTGGTAAAACCTGGGAAACCTGCCAAACATTTTCAGGTTCGTGGGGATACTACAGAGATGAGCATACTTGGAAAACCCACCGTCAATTACTCGACCTCTTAATTACTTCGGTAAGCAATGGCGGCAATCTGATATTAAACGTTGGGCCAACCGCGCGTGGCGAATTTGATTATCGTGCTACTAATGCGCTGGATAGTTTGGCTTACTGGATGCATGCCAACAGCAAATCTATCTACAATTGCACATTTGCTCCCGATACCTATAAAATACCCGAAGGAACTAAACTTACTTATAACAAAGCCGCCGGTAAATTGTATGTACAATTGTTCAGCTACCCGCAGGGTAAATTGATATTGCCAGGTTATAAAGGAAAAATCAAATACGCGCAGTTTTTGAACGACAGCTCAGAGCTTTTATATAAAGAAACTAACGGCGACGATCTGGAGTTAACGCTGCCCGCGCAGAAGCCTAATTACGAAATACCGGTAATTGAACTTACGCTTCAGCAATAA
- a CDS encoding L-rhamnose mutarotase: MSQRYCLTLDLKDDAALIAEYEKYHEAIWPEIHDSITAKGITNMEIYRFDTRMFMIMEVDDTFSFEKSAAMDAANPKVQEWEDLMWGYQSPVKNAPVGAKWVLMDKVFSL, encoded by the coding sequence ATGAGCCAACGATACTGTTTAACCCTCGATCTGAAAGACGACGCGGCACTCATTGCCGAATACGAAAAATATCACGAAGCCATCTGGCCCGAAATTCATGACAGCATTACTGCCAAGGGAATCACTAATATGGAGATTTACCGTTTTGATACCCGCATGTTCATGATCATGGAGGTTGATGATACTTTCAGCTTTGAAAAATCGGCAGCAATGGATGCGGCAAATCCAAAAGTACAGGAGTGGGAAGATTTGATGTGGGGCTACCAGTCTCCGGTAAAAAATGCGCCGGTAGGTGCTAAATGGGTTTTAATGGATAAAGTTTTCTCATTATAA
- a CDS encoding ABC transporter permease → MIRNILLVTWRNLVKNKTYTFINVTGLALGMAAFILIFAYVNFEKSFDRMHQDAANIYRVESQFYRGDNLSDSWPTSTNGYATAMKANFPEIESFARIDWHNAERVVKYNNIKFREEHVCFADSNFFNFFAYPMLKGDKLTALNEVNSIVISQSAAKKYFGNAEPMGKFLDITTLSDSYHCMVTGVFKDLPANSTMQFNFLVSWATIPRFEKDFWYLHESYTFVKLKPHASPAAVEAKFPALAERYKTGLSLKDLKWTIKLVPLTEIHLNPAKPNEIEVKGNRFAVDFLSIIAYIILLIACINYINLATTKSVDRAREVGIRKVSGAHAPQLIMQFLAESVIINLAALAVALILVLVGRYGVMNYLYGEGAYGLLFDGALYLKLGSVFISSILLSGIYPATVLARMKPIAVLKGRFSFSKSGILLRRGMVAFQFMASVLLIAGTFAVYRQIVYMNSQSTGVNIDQTIVVKMPVNTPNYNQKTAIFKTTLQAFAGVKAVTLSGAVPGKEVGKFLADRRFGAPKSEERTYEMLRADHDFIKTYGLQVIAGRAFDRNRPTDSVGLVMNEAAVKQFGFESPQDAVGKKVWIETLEKEPNEIIGVVKDYHQQSLQKNYTPVIMFMDPKLPWIPADYISIKVNGNNMRQMVEHIKATWNDTFPESSFDFFFLDDFYNRQYAQDTQFGHVFTLFASLAIFIACIGLFGLTAYSAARRTKEIGVRKVLGASVQNIISLLTWDVVKLIFISSLVAIPLAYIFINQWLNRYAFRVQLTWWQFVLPVFALVAIAVATTFYLTFRAALANPTNSLRNE, encoded by the coding sequence ATGATCCGCAATATTCTGCTTGTTACCTGGCGCAACCTTGTTAAAAACAAAACTTACACTTTTATTAATGTTACCGGGCTTGCCTTAGGTATGGCGGCGTTCATATTGATATTTGCATACGTAAATTTTGAAAAAAGCTTTGACCGCATGCATCAGGATGCTGCGAACATTTACCGGGTTGAAAGCCAGTTTTACCGCGGCGATAACCTCAGTGATAGCTGGCCAACAAGTACCAACGGCTACGCCACAGCTATGAAGGCTAACTTTCCCGAAATTGAATCATTTGCCCGTATCGACTGGCATAATGCCGAGCGGGTGGTGAAATACAATAACATTAAATTCAGGGAAGAGCATGTTTGCTTTGCCGATAGCAATTTCTTTAACTTTTTTGCTTACCCTATGCTTAAGGGCGATAAGCTTACCGCGCTTAATGAAGTTAATTCCATAGTAATTTCGCAGTCGGCGGCTAAAAAGTATTTTGGTAATGCGGAGCCGATGGGTAAGTTTCTGGATATTACCACGCTGAGCGATAGCTACCATTGTATGGTTACCGGTGTGTTTAAAGATCTGCCCGCTAACTCAACTATGCAATTTAATTTCCTGGTTTCATGGGCTACCATACCCAGGTTTGAAAAGGATTTTTGGTACCTGCATGAAAGCTACACTTTTGTGAAATTGAAGCCACATGCCAGCCCGGCGGCGGTTGAGGCTAAATTTCCGGCACTGGCTGAACGGTATAAAACCGGTCTTTCCCTGAAAGATTTGAAGTGGACAATTAAGCTTGTTCCGCTTACCGAGATTCATTTAAATCCAGCCAAACCCAATGAAATTGAGGTAAAAGGCAACCGTTTCGCGGTTGATTTTCTGAGCATCATAGCCTATATCATTTTGCTCATTGCCTGCATTAATTACATCAACCTGGCTACCACTAAATCGGTGGACAGGGCGCGGGAGGTAGGTATCCGCAAGGTAAGTGGCGCACATGCCCCGCAACTTATTATGCAGTTTCTTGCCGAATCTGTGATCATCAACCTTGCTGCCCTGGCGGTTGCGTTGATATTAGTATTAGTGGGCCGCTATGGCGTCATGAACTACTTATATGGTGAAGGGGCGTACGGTTTGTTGTTTGATGGCGCTTTATATTTGAAATTGGGGTCAGTATTTATTAGCAGTATCTTGCTTTCGGGGATTTACCCGGCAACGGTACTGGCCCGAATGAAGCCTATTGCGGTATTAAAAGGTCGTTTTTCATTTTCAAAAAGTGGGATACTCCTGCGCCGCGGCATGGTGGCGTTCCAGTTTATGGCTTCGGTATTGCTTATTGCAGGCACCTTCGCGGTTTACAGGCAGATAGTTTACATGAACAGCCAGAGTACCGGCGTTAACATCGATCAAACCATTGTTGTGAAAATGCCTGTCAATACGCCAAATTATAACCAGAAAACAGCCATCTTTAAAACCACGTTGCAGGCTTTTGCCGGTGTAAAGGCTGTTACGCTTTCAGGCGCGGTACCGGGCAAGGAAGTAGGTAAGTTTTTAGCCGACAGGCGTTTCGGAGCCCCTAAATCGGAGGAACGTACTTATGAAATGCTGCGTGCCGATCATGATTTTATTAAAACTTATGGCTTGCAGGTAATAGCCGGCAGGGCGTTTGACAGAAACCGACCTACAGACTCTGTTGGTTTGGTGATGAACGAAGCTGCTGTAAAACAGTTTGGTTTTGAATCGCCTCAGGATGCCGTGGGTAAAAAGGTATGGATCGAAACATTAGAGAAAGAGCCCAACGAGATCATTGGTGTAGTGAAGGATTATCACCAGCAATCATTACAAAAAAATTATACGCCTGTTATCATGTTCATGGATCCCAAACTACCATGGATCCCGGCCGATTATATCTCCATAAAAGTGAATGGCAACAACATGCGCCAGATGGTTGAGCATATCAAAGCCACCTGGAATGATACCTTCCCGGAGTCGTCATTCGATTTCTTTTTCCTTGACGATTTTTACAATCGTCAATATGCGCAGGATACGCAGTTTGGGCATGTGTTTACGCTATTCGCTTCGCTGGCAATATTTATCGCCTGCATTGGTCTGTTCGGCTTAACGGCTTATTCAGCTGCTCGTCGTACTAAAGAGATTGGCGTGCGCAAAGTACTCGGCGCATCGGTACAAAACATTATTTCTCTGCTCACCTGGGATGTAGTGAAGCTCATCTTTATATCAAGCCTTGTGGCTATCCCGCTGGCGTACATTTTCATCAATCAATGGCTTAATCGCTATGCTTTCAGGGTTCAACTTACCTGGTGGCAGTTTGTACTACCGGTTTTCGCCTTGGTGGCGATAGCTGTAGCAACTACTTTTTATTTGACGTTTAGGGCTGCACTGGCCAATCCAACAAATTCGTTGAGGAATGAATGA
- a CDS encoding AraC family transcriptional regulator → MKPLLLKVSADPAHSFSVRHDVLPDINNRWHCHPELELIYFTKGGGTQFIGDSIKQFEAGDMVLVGSNLPHYWRFDDVHFGHSGDHVPVDTIVVHFCENFWGDQFLQLPENKLIKVLLERSKRGLQITGETKTQVANILVAMLNTDGAERIIMLLKALNTIAGSSPLNYLTSIGFKYDHNESESDRLNNIYEYSVRNFRKKIYLEEIADIAGVSANSFCRYFKSKTRKTYSQFVIEIKVGYACKLLIENKLNIKQLCYDSGFNNFSTFHKHFKQVTGKSPLMYQKEFTKKGAA, encoded by the coding sequence ATGAAACCGCTTTTACTCAAAGTATCTGCCGATCCGGCGCATTCCTTCAGCGTAAGGCATGATGTATTGCCGGATATCAATAACCGTTGGCATTGCCACCCGGAACTGGAGCTCATTTATTTTACAAAGGGTGGGGGAACGCAGTTTATAGGTGATAGCATTAAACAGTTTGAAGCCGGTGATATGGTACTTGTTGGATCAAACCTGCCGCACTACTGGCGCTTTGACGATGTACACTTTGGCCATAGTGGCGACCACGTGCCGGTTGATACTATTGTAGTGCATTTTTGTGAAAACTTTTGGGGCGATCAGTTTCTTCAGCTTCCCGAAAACAAGCTGATTAAAGTATTGCTTGAACGCTCCAAACGTGGTTTACAGATAACGGGCGAAACAAAAACACAAGTAGCTAATATTTTGGTCGCCATGCTCAATACCGATGGTGCGGAAAGAATTATCATGCTGCTCAAAGCGTTGAATACCATAGCGGGTAGTTCGCCACTTAATTATTTAACATCAATTGGGTTTAAGTATGATCATAACGAATCGGAAAGCGACAGGCTCAATAATATCTACGAGTACTCGGTACGCAACTTCCGTAAAAAGATCTACCTCGAAGAAATTGCCGATATAGCTGGCGTAAGCGCCAATTCATTCTGTCGTTATTTTAAATCAAAAACCCGCAAAACTTATTCGCAGTTTGTGATCGAAATAAAGGTGGGCTACGCCTGTAAACTGCTTATCGAAAACAAGCTCAATATCAAACAGCTTTGCTACGATAGCGGCTTTAATAACTTTTCTACATTTCATAAGCATTTTAAACAGGTAACCGGTAAAAGTCCGCTGATGTATCAGAAAGAGTTTACGAAGAAGGGTGCAGCATAA
- a CDS encoding TonB-dependent receptor yields MKILYSLAVIIALAFTIPFNAKAEPGRTIKGVVKDSTGYLVAGTSVKMLTGTDSTTVITGADGTFTFNNVTVNQFSLVFSSIGYQPLRRRFVLANDNKPANLPPVVLKIETTMLKTVVIADVNPVKLKEDTIEFNADAYKVRDNAPVEDVIKKLPGMDVDKDGNITAQGKSVTKVRVNGKDFFGGDVKTATKNLPADIVQNIQIIDDYGDQANLTGVKTGEPDKVLNITIKQNKNYGYFGQASVGGGHDAIPGVSSDKESNRYVASANVFSFNGNRQLAFLGNLNNTNTNLFTFGGGGPRGGGPGGPPGGNSSSSNGITTARSFGFNYRDSWGKKITAYGSYSFADNSVNTISSTIQNNLSSSNPSTNTQTNNQQDEKLNHRVNFNIEYKPDTVNYVKITPTYAYASTNTTSDATSLLLRNSETISNYSLANLSKSTEPNYGANVLFNHRFNSHGRNFSVNVGAGSYSINKYQNPVYTYIDGARNAPLNQFINTDSRTDSVGTTVSYMEPISKKGYLELNYAYHYAYTTADKATDTLADDGARNRYDLLSNNYASTFITNRFGLNYRFIEKKYNYTLGIVAQPTILRGSSVVDAQPFKTNNNTFNWAPTARFIYNFSRNQSLSLNYNGSSNQPTYTELQPVTDFSNASYPVQGNPDLKPEFNNTLSLKYNKFNFESGNVFFSNLSFIKTDNKIVANTITYPRNYAPNSKLAGSILTQYLNADGYYSAQGFYVFAKPWEKRKYNLFMIGNISYNNNVSYISNVDSATYNMTTEKNIAKNLVLSQGARFRVSITDVIDAEASTTYSVNTSSNSIKQANVNSNFQTLNLGVNGKSYFKDWTVSYDYSKMIYYGYTGATNPNILNTYVERRFLKGNAGTLRFSVMDVFNENTGYTTTQNGSYITQTNSNRLGRYYLLSFTLKLQKFAGKRPTPERGGPGGPPPGGGPGGPPPF; encoded by the coding sequence ATGAAAATCCTATACTCCTTAGCAGTAATCATTGCCTTAGCGTTTACAATACCGTTCAACGCAAAAGCCGAACCCGGTCGTACAATTAAAGGTGTCGTAAAAGACTCAACTGGTTACCTGGTTGCCGGCACCAGCGTAAAAATGCTTACCGGAACCGATAGCACTACCGTTATTACAGGCGCCGACGGTACCTTTACCTTTAACAACGTAACGGTAAACCAATTTAGTTTGGTTTTTAGTTCGATAGGTTATCAACCGCTTAGACGCAGGTTTGTATTGGCTAATGATAATAAGCCGGCCAATTTGCCTCCTGTTGTCCTGAAGATAGAAACCACCATGCTTAAAACCGTTGTGATAGCGGATGTGAACCCGGTGAAGCTTAAAGAGGATACCATTGAGTTTAACGCGGATGCTTACAAAGTGCGTGATAATGCCCCGGTTGAGGATGTGATTAAAAAGCTGCCGGGTATGGATGTGGATAAAGACGGCAATATCACCGCCCAGGGTAAAAGCGTAACCAAAGTAAGGGTTAACGGGAAAGACTTTTTTGGAGGCGATGTTAAAACAGCAACCAAAAATCTTCCGGCCGATATTGTGCAAAATATCCAGATCATTGATGATTACGGCGATCAGGCCAATCTTACCGGAGTAAAAACCGGCGAACCCGATAAGGTGCTGAACATTACCATTAAGCAAAATAAAAACTATGGATACTTTGGGCAGGCCAGCGTAGGTGGCGGCCATGATGCTATTCCGGGTGTATCAAGCGATAAGGAGAGCAACAGGTATGTAGCGTCGGCAAATGTGTTTAGTTTTAATGGTAACCGACAGCTTGCCTTTTTGGGTAACCTGAATAATACCAACACCAACTTATTTACTTTTGGCGGCGGCGGACCGAGAGGCGGTGGCCCGGGTGGGCCTCCGGGAGGCAACAGCAGTTCATCAAACGGAATTACCACTGCCCGTTCTTTTGGTTTCAACTATCGCGATAGCTGGGGCAAAAAAATCACTGCTTATGGTAGTTATAGCTTTGCCGATAATTCGGTGAATACTATCAGCAGTACTATTCAAAATAACCTTTCGTCGAGCAATCCAAGTACCAATACGCAAACCAATAATCAGCAGGACGAAAAGCTAAACCACAGGGTTAATTTCAATATCGAATACAAGCCCGATACCGTAAATTATGTAAAAATTACGCCAACGTATGCTTACGCAAGCACCAATACCACATCTGACGCTACCAGCTTACTGCTCCGGAATTCCGAAACTATTTCAAACTATTCGCTTGCCAATCTGAGCAAATCAACCGAGCCTAATTATGGGGCTAACGTGTTGTTTAATCATCGCTTCAATAGCCACGGCCGAAACTTTAGTGTAAATGTTGGTGCTGGCAGTTACAGTATCAATAAATATCAAAACCCGGTTTACACTTATATTGATGGGGCCCGAAACGCGCCTTTAAACCAGTTCATTAATACCGATAGCCGTACCGATAGTGTGGGAACTACCGTATCATACATGGAGCCCATCAGCAAAAAAGGATATCTTGAACTTAACTATGCGTACCATTACGCTTACACCACTGCCGACAAGGCAACAGATACCCTGGCCGATGACGGTGCAAGAAACAGGTATGACCTGCTAAGTAATAATTATGCTTCAACCTTTATTACCAACCGCTTTGGGCTAAACTATCGTTTTATCGAAAAAAAGTATAATTATACCTTAGGTATAGTTGCACAGCCAACAATTTTACGCGGTTCATCTGTTGTTGACGCGCAACCGTTTAAAACCAATAACAATACCTTTAACTGGGCGCCAACCGCACGGTTCATTTATAACTTTTCGCGCAATCAATCGCTCAGTTTAAATTACAACGGCAGCAGCAATCAGCCAACGTATACCGAATTGCAGCCGGTTACCGATTTCAGCAACGCGTCGTACCCGGTACAGGGTAACCCCGATCTGAAGCCGGAGTTTAACAATACCCTTTCCTTAAAATATAACAAGTTCAATTTTGAAAGTGGAAATGTGTTTTTCAGTAACCTGTCGTTCATTAAAACAGATAATAAAATAGTAGCCAATACCATTACTTATCCGAGAAATTACGCGCCTAACAGCAAGCTTGCAGGGAGTATTTTAACGCAATATCTGAACGCAGATGGCTATTACTCGGCACAGGGATTTTATGTGTTTGCCAAGCCCTGGGAAAAAAGAAAATATAATTTGTTCATGATTGGTAACATTTCGTACAATAACAACGTCTCATATATTAGTAATGTCGATTCTGCTACCTATAACATGACAACCGAGAAGAATATAGCCAAAAATTTGGTACTATCTCAAGGCGCGCGCTTTAGGGTAAGCATTACCGACGTTATTGACGCCGAAGCAAGCACTACATACAGCGTTAATACCTCAAGCAATTCTATCAAGCAGGCAAACGTTAACAGCAATTTTCAAACCCTTAACCTTGGTGTTAATGGCAAAAGCTATTTCAAAGACTGGACTGTAAGTTATGATTATTCAAAAATGATCTATTACGGCTATACCGGCGCTACAAACCCTAATATTTTGAATACCTACGTAGAGCGCCGTTTTTTGAAGGGGAACGCGGGTACGTTGCGTTTTTCGGTAATGGATGTATTTAACGAAAATACCGGCTACACAACCACGCAGAACGGTAGCTATATAACCCAAACCAACAGCAACAGGTTAGGGCGTTACTATTTGCTATCCTTTACACTTAAGCTACAGAAATTTGCCGGTAAAAGGCCCACTCCTGAACGTGGCGGACCTGGTGGTCCTCCTCCGGGCGGCGGCCCCGGCGGACCGCCACCGTTTTAA